In Sesamum indicum cultivar Zhongzhi No. 13 linkage group LG1, S_indicum_v1.0, whole genome shotgun sequence, the sequence TTCTCTTGCACCCCTCCAAACTGCACCTCTCCCCCATCCTCTTCAGCACCTCCATCAATTCCTCCGCGCTGATTTTCCCGTCCCCGTCAGTGTCGAAAACCCTAAACGCCGCCTGGATATCCCCACTCTTGGCTCCTCCGTCGCTGCTGTACACTTTGCTGAACTCCTCCAAGTCGATGAACCCATCCCCGTCTGCGTCCGCCACCCGGAACGACTTTGCAGCCTcggcggtggtggtggcgCCTCCTCCGAGGACTTTGAGGGCTTGCTTGTACTCCTCCAGGGAAATCTTTCCATCGCCATTGGTGTCGAACTTATCGAAAATCCGCCTCGTTTCATCCTGAAAACTACTTCTAGTCTGAAAGCTTGGTGGCTTTTGGATTTCCTTTCGTGTTGGGGACTTTTTTCTAAAGCTGCGATAGAAATTGAAGAACCCCATTTTGGTGGTTTTGGTTGCAGAAAGGAAATTCGAGAACcagaaaattttgatggaaATTCCAACTTCAGCCActctcatatttatatatgcatgctTCAAGTGGGaatgtttttttcctttttttttggtattttttggtattttttgtataaaaacaATCTTATAAACTAGCAGTTGGGGCACGAGGTTCTGGACgcacaaattttttaagtataagtTAACACAAATACAAAATCTCTTTTAATTGTAAACAATACGCTAAAAGTCCATGTTTTTGGAATTAAATGAGCATATTTGCCAACGAGGTctcactaattaatttaatactaattaGTTTGTGATATGATGTCCAAATTGGATTGGTGTATAAGGTATCTATACTGGATTTTAGGTTTAAAGTTACTA encodes:
- the LOC105161892 gene encoding calmodulin-like protein 1, producing MRVAEVGISIKIFWFSNFLSATKTTKMGFFNFYRSFRKKSPTRKEIQKPPSFQTRSSFQDETRRIFDKFDTNGDGKISLEEYKQALKVLGGGATTTAEAAKSFRVADADGDGFIDLEEFSKVYSSDGGAKSGDIQAAFRVFDTDGDGKISAEELMEVLKRMGERCSLEGCKRMIRGVDGDGDGLIDMDEFINMMKQSMKN